A DNA window from Chiroxiphia lanceolata isolate bChiLan1 chromosome 6, bChiLan1.pri, whole genome shotgun sequence contains the following coding sequences:
- the FAR1 gene encoding fatty acyl-CoA reductase 1, whose translation MVSIPEFYEGKNVLLTGATGFMGKVLLEKLLRSCPKVKAVYVLVRNKAGQTPEARIEEITSCKLFDRLREEQPDFKAKIIVVMSELTQPDLDLSEPIKEKLIECINIVFHCAATIRFNETLRDAVQLNVIATQQLLFLAQRMKNLEVFVHVSTAYAYCNRQVIEEVVYPPPVDPKKLIDSLEWMDDDIVSDITPKLLGKRPNTYIYTKALAESVVQQEASKLNIAIVRPSIVGASWKEPFPGWIDNFNGPSGIFIAAGKGILRTMRATNDAVADLIPVDVVINATLAAAWYSGVHRPRKLMVYNCTTGGTNAFHWSEVEYHVISTFKRNPLEQAFRRPNVNLTSNHLLYHYWIAVSHKAPAFLYDTYLRITGRSPRMMKTITRLHKAMMLLEYFTSHSWTWNNENMTMLMNQLNPDDKKTFNFDVRQLHWAEYMENYCMGTKKYVLNEEMSGIPAARKHLNKLRNIRYGFNTILVILIWRIFIARSQMARNIWYFVVSLCYKFLSYFRASSTMRY comes from the exons ATGGTTTCCATTCCTGAATTCTATGAAGGAAAGAATGTCCTCCTGACAGGAGCTACAGGCTTCATGGGAAAAGTGCTTCTGGAAAAGCTACTGAGATCCTGTCCTAAAGTGAAAGCAGTGTATGTACTGGTAAGAAACAAAGCAGGGCAGACACCTGAAGCACGAATAGAAGAAATTACCAGCTGTAAG CTCTTTGACAGGTTGAGAGAGGAGCAACCAgacttcaaagcaaaaataatagTAGTTATGAGTGAACTTACACAGCCTGACCTGGACCTTAGTGAACCAATCAAGGAAAAACTTATAGAGTGCATTAATATTGTATTTCATTGTGCTGCTACAATCAGATTCAATGAAACACTAAG AGATGCTGTTCAGCTAAATGTGATTGCCACACAACAGCTCCTCTTCCTGGCACAGCGAATGAAGAATCTGGAAGTGTTTGTGCACGTTTCGACTGCTTACGCGTATTGCAATCGGCAAGTGATCGAGGAAGTCGTTTACCCACCTCCTGTTGATCCCAAGAAACTCATAGATTCTCTTGA gtGGATGGATGATGACATAGTGAGTGATATTACTCCTAAACTGTTGGGCAAAAGACCCAATACTTACATCTATACAAAAGCCTTAGCTGAATCTGTAGTGCAGCAAGAAGCATCAAAGTTAAACATTGCCATTGTGAGGCCGTCCATCGTTGGTGCGAGCTGGAAGGAGCCTTTTCCT GGTTGGATTGATAACTTCAATGGACCTAGTGGTATCTTCATTGCT gCAGGAAAAGGAATTCTTCGAACAATGAGAGCTACCAACGATGCAGTAGCAGATCTTATTCCAGTAGATGTTGTTATCAATGCTACACTGGCTGCAGCCTGGTATTCTGGAGTTCATAG ACCAAGAAAACTCATGGTGTATAATTGTACAACAGGTGGCACCAACGCTTTCCACTGGAGTGAAGTTG aatACCATGTAATTTCTACTTTCAAGAGGAATCCTCTCGAACAGGCCTTCAGACGGCCCAATGTAAATCTAACTTCCAATCACCTTTTATATCATTACTGGATTGCTGTAAGCCATAAGGCCCCAGCATTCCTGTATGATACCTACCTCAGGATTACTGGAAGAAGCCCAAG GATGATGAAAACAATAACACGTCTTCATAAGGCCATGATGTTGTTAGAATACTTTACAAGCCATTCTTGGACCtggaataatgaaaatatgaCTATGCTGATGAACCAGCTAAACCCTGATGACAAAAAG ACATTTAATTTTGATGTTCGACAACTACACTGGGCAGAATACATGGAAAATTACTGCATGGGAACAAAGAAATATGTGCTGAATGAAGAAATGTCAGGCATCCCTGCAGCTAGGAAACACTTGAATAA GTTAAGGAACATCCGCTATGGCTTCAACACAATCCTGGTGATCCTGATCTGGCGCATCTTCATCGCGAGGTCGCAGATGGCGAGAAACATCTGGTACTTCGTGGTTAGTCTGTGTTACAAGTTCCTCTCCTACTTCAGAGCCTCCAGTACTATGAGatactga